The stretch of DNA GGGATTAATTGCCGCGCGGCTACTGGCCAAGCTGGTGGGTGTGCTGATATTCGCCAAACCAAGTGGTTTGCACTGGAAACAGGGAGTGGCGCTTGGCTTATCGCTATCGCCGATGTCTGCTCTCGCTTATTTGCTGGTTGACGATACCTATACGCTTTATCCGGAATTTGATCCTACTTTGCGAGCTATTGCCATGTGCGCGATTGTCCTGCTGCAAATTTTTAGCCCATGGCTGGTTTATCGCAGCCTGGCATTAGTGGGTGAACGGCGTGAATAACAATTAACGCGATATTGACGCATGTCATCTGATTTGAGCCAAATTGACTAAAAAGGGGCGCTATGTCACTCGAACCCTTCATTGATTCGAAACCATTTACATTTGGTATTGAACTTGAGATGCAAATCGTGAATACCCACGATTACGATCTGACTAAAGCCGCGTCTGATCTATTGCGGCTGGTCAAGGATGAAACGATTCCCGGCAATATCACACCGGAAATCACCGAAAGCATGATTGAGCTGTCTACGGGCATTTGCACTTCGCATGAGCAGGCGGTGGAGGATCTGCGCAGGATCCGCGACACACTGGTTGCCGCGGCTGACCGGCTGAATGTTGGCCTGTGCGGCGGGGGCACGCATGCGTTCCAGCAATGGAGCGAGCGGCAGATTGTCGATACACCCCGTTTCCAGTACTTGTCCGAGCTTTACGGATATCTGGCGAAACAGTTCACAGTATTTGGTCAGCACGTGCATATTGGCTGTCCAGATTCGAATAGTGCGTTGTATTTGCTGCATTCGATGTCCCGTTTTATTCCACATTTCATCGCTTTATCAGCTTCTTCGCCATTTGTTCAAGGTGTGGATACGGGATTTCATTCGGCCCGGCTGAATTCAGTATTTGCTTTTCCCTTGTCAGGCCGCGCGCCATTTGTACTGACCTGGGACAGTTTTGAAGAATATTTTTCAAAAATGGTCAATACCGGAGTGGTGAATAGCATGAAGGATTTTTACTGGGATATTCGTCCTAAACCCGGGTTTGGCACGATCGAAATTCGCGTGATGGATACACCGCTGTCTGTTGAACGGGCGGCTGCTATAGCCTGCTACATTCAGACGCTGGCGTGCCATTTATTGCTGAACAAGCCATTTATGCCGCATGAAGACGATTATCTGGTTTACACCTTCAACCGTTTCGAAGCGTGCCGTTTCGGTCTGGCGGGTACGTGCATCAATCCTCAGACGGGCGAACGAAAAACGATTTCCGAAGACATTCTGGAAACGCTCGATCTAATCGAGCCACATGCGCAAACATTGGGTTCGGGCAAGGCGTTGGCTGAAATTGGTGCGATCGCACGGAGTCAAGTCAACGATTCGACCTGGTTACGGGATGGGTTCGCCCGTGAGAAATCACTCCATGAAACAACCCGGCAACAATGCTTGCGCTGGCGGGGACAGTAGTTGTTTTCCGCCTGTTTTTTCTTATCTGGTGTTTTCTAACGACATCGGACATTAGCTTTTCCAGATTTTCTGTATACAAACATAGTAATAGTTAACAAGCTCTGGTCTTGCTTGTGGACAACTGAATAATGCCATGGTAAGTCAATGATTTAGCGAACGGACAAGCGTATGGATAAAGCGCTGACGGGATGCTGGAGCTGCGGATAACTTTGCGGGCATGGCATGCAAAACCCCTCTTGTTCAGAATCCGTACACTGTCTTTCAGGCAGGTTATCCCATTGTTATCCACAGCTTGCGCTGGATAACTTAGCTGTGCGATTCTCAGCTCTCGCATAGAATATCGTCCGGGCCGTGTTACGCGATGGCAATTACACATTGCAGTAACCGCCAAGGATGGACTGGAGAGGGGGTACCGACATGCCGGCACAGGCATGCGTAGCAGTTATTTTTGAGATGGTTAGTCGGCCCGTTGGTGTTTTAACGGGGCTGTCCCACACAGATCGACCGCGCAATCTGCATCGGAAGACTGAAAACGCAGCAACATGCTGCCAATAACCCACGAAAAATCATGAGCGACGGTGTATATGGTGATAAGGCTAGCGGGCGGGTGACCCATAGCCTCTTGCGATTAAGTACGGCCATGCGGAGTCAGGCATGGGAATGGGCGGAGGGTGCGAGCCTGACGCCGACCCAGGGCGAGATTCTTGTGCTTCTGATGCAGCGCAAGAGCCCAATGCGTCTCGGAGAAATTGCGCGTGAAACCGCGTTGACCGCCGCCACGACGAGCGATGCGGTGACTACCCTGGAAGGCAAAGGGCTGGTCGAAAAACGTCGTGCGCTGGATGACGGCCGGGCGTTAGCGGTACGGTTGACGGCACGCGGTAAAACGGCGGCTAAACGCGCTGCGCAATGGCCGGATTTTCTGGCAAAGGCAGTGGGGACGTTGCAGGAAAAAGAGCAGTCGCTACTTTATCGCACGCTGCTCAAAACGATCCGCCAGCTTGAAGTGCAAGATGTCATGCCACTCCACCGGATGTGCCTGAGTTGCACCTATTTCGAGCCAGGCAAAAGCGTGAAGAATGCCTCGCATCACTGTGCCGCGCTTGACACGGCCATGGCGGACAGTGATTTGCGTCTGGATTGCGCTCTCCACGTTACGGCTGATATCGCCACGCAGAAAAAGACGTGGAAGATATTCGCGCAGCAAGGTTGACTCCGCTAAACTGCCGGACCGGTCCCGGATAGCCGAGTGTGCTACATCCGGGGTTTGTCTTGCTGCGATGCTTCAGGCGGCGTATTTCTAGTCAACCTCAATAGTGGGAACTGCTGATGAATCACGAAGCTTTGGCTATTCGCCATGTCCACTTCGAAGATTTGGGCAGTTTCGAGCGAGTGTTGGGGGAGCGGGGTTGGCCGGTCCGTTATCTGGATGTGGGCTGCGGCCGGATTGAGGCTCCCGATCCGCTGGCGCAAACATTGATGGTGGTGCTGGGTGGCCCAATCAACGCCTGTGACGATGTGAACTATCCGACACTCAAGCGTTTGGCCTTGATGATCGAAAAGCGCATTGCAGCAGGCTTGCCTACGCTGGGTATCTGTCTGGGTGCCCAGCTTATTGCCAGGGTGCTCGGGGCGAGGGTTTATCCCGCAGACCAGATAGAACTCGGCTGGACTCCACTAAGCCTGACCGAAGCAGGGCGGGCTTCCGCGCTGCGGCATCTTGATGGCAGCCAAACGTCAATGCTGCACTGGCATGGCGATACGTTTGATTTGCCATCTGGTGCCACGCATCTTGCCTCGACGCCTGCATGTGCAAATCAGGCTTTCTCCTGGAATAGCCATGTGCTCGGCTTGCAATGCCACCCTGAAATCTGCACGGACCATTTTGAACCATGGCTCATTGGCCATGCCAGTGAAATCGTACAAGCCGGTGTGAGCGTGCCGCAATTGAGGGCGCAAGTGGCACAACTAGGCCCCGCGCTTGAAGCGGGTGCGCGCCGGATGTTTGGCGAATGGCTGGATCAGCAAGGAACCGTCAAGTTATGAACGGTATGTCGTGGAAGATTCATAGCGTGCTGACGGGACGTATTGCGCTGCTCGGCGAGTTTGGCAAGCTGAGTGCGATTGACAAGCAAGCCGTTAATCAGCGCTTGTGGCTCGGTGAAACCGGGCTCGAGGGTGATCAGCAAGCTGATCCCAAACACCACGGTGGCATGGAAAAGGCGCTGCATCACTATCCATTTGAGCATTACGCGTACTGGCGTGAAGGCTGGCAGGCAGGTGAAGCGAGTCTGGCACAACTGCTGGCGGTACCGGGTGCGTTTGGCGAAAACCTCAGTACTTCCGGCCTGACAGAAGCGGATGTTTGCGTAGGTGATGTGTACCGGATCGGTGGCGCATTGATTCAGGTATCCCAGCCGCGGCAGCCGTGCTGGAAACTCAACGTCCGCTTTGGTCGAGCGGATATGTCGCGGCAAGTTCAGGATACGCGCCGCACGGGTTGGTATTACCGCGTGCTGGAGCCTGGTGAGATAGGTGCGGGCGATTTCCTTGAGCGTCTTGCACGGCCCCATCCGGACTGGTCTATTGAACGTTTGCTGCGCGTGTTGTACGTGGAGCGTGAAAACTGGGCCGCGCTTGCTGAGATGGCGGATCTGGCGACATTGACACCATCATGGCGCACCACGATAACAAAGCGTCTGGCGAGCAGACAAGTCGAATCATGGACCAGCCGTCTGGATACGCCGGGTAACTAATTTACTTATGCCCACCGTTCACGTCCAGGCTAATGGTTGAATATGACAAGTCCAGGCGTGTAGGATGCGGTGCATCGCATGAAGTGAAGTCACGTTTGCTGCTATGCGAGTCTTGGCAAAGCGATCTGTTGCCGTTCATCACAAGGATCTTTCATGAGTTCACGCAGGATCGGGGTACGTCGTTCAGGCGTACACGGTAAAGGTGTGTTTGCCCTTGAGCTGCTTGCTGCGGGTGAACGTTTGATCGAATACAAAGGTGAGCGGATTTCATGGAAAGAAGCGCTGCGGCGTCATCCACATAATCCTGATGAGCCTAATCACACGTTTTATTTCGCGCTTGATGGCGGCGGAGTGATCGACGGAAAAATTAATGGCAACAGCGCACGCTGGATTAACCATTCGTGCGCGCCTAATTGTGAAGCTGAGGAAATTAGCGGGCGGGTTTATATCCATGCATTGCAAGACATTCCTGCAGGCACGGAACTGTTTTACGATTACGGCTTGGTGATTGATGAGCGCCAGACCAAAAAGCTCAGACGCGATTACGAATGCCGCTGTGGTGCAGCTGAATGCCGGGGCACAATGCTGGCGGCCCCAGAAAAATCAAAAAAGCCAAAAAAATCAGAAAAGAAATCCGATAAAAAAACTAAAGTTAAAAAGAGAACCTGAAAAACAGGGGTTATCTGGCACATAATTTCGTGTCCAGTAACGTGTCATTCATTGTTATGTTGAATGCGGTTGCGTAACGAGTGGAACACGAACAATAAAGCGTGCACCACCTTGTGGCGCATTTTCGTAATGCACGCTGCCACGATGCAACACCAGAATGTCCCGAACGATAGCTAGCCCCAATCCAGCACCACTATCGTAGCCGCCATCGTTTTGCCCATCGCCGCGGAAGAATCGTTCAAACAGACCAGCTTGTTGATTTGTGGGCACGCCGTTGCCGTTATCTTCCACGACGGTTTCCGCGATGGCGATGCCGTCGATGATGACTTGTGCCACGGTCAACGTGATTCGTCCACCTTTGGCGCGTGAGGGCGGGACGTATTTCAGTGCGTTATCCAGCAGGTTTGCAATGACCTCATGCAGCAGCACAGGGTTGCCCTGTACGATCAACGGCACGCTATCGTGAGGTGGGTCGAGACGTTGAAAACCTAGATCAACCTGGGCAGCAAGTGCCCGCGGAACCCATTCCGCACCGGTCTCAAACGCCAGTGCTGCCATGTCGATAGCGACAAAGCGTGCAACCTGCTCGCTGGGTTCGGCACGAGCAAGGGATAGCAACTGATTGGAGAGCCGTACCGCGCGGTTGGCCGCTGCACGCAGTTCGTGCACGGCGGTGAGTACCTGCTGCGGCTCGCGCGCGATGGCGGCCTGTTCAGCGTGCAGCTTGATGGCGGTCAAGGGGGTGCGCAACTGGTGTGCGGCGTCGGCGATGAATTTGCGTTGTGCTTCGAGCGCTGTTTTAAGCCGTCCTAATAGCGCATTGAGCGCACCTGTCAGGGGACGGATTTCAATAGGTACTTGAGTTTCGTCGACTGGTTCTAGCGATGTATGCGTTTGCTGGTTTAACTGGTCGGCGAGACGGGTGAGGGGATTGAGCTGCTGGTTCACCACGCGCCAGACGATTGCCCAGCCTGCCAGTAGCAAGAGCAGGAGCGGCATCATGATGGCGATCAGAAACTCAGCCGCAATGCGCAGACGGTGTCCGACCGGTTGTGCAACTTCGACCAGAACGGGTGGACCATTGGACT from Paraburkholderia hayleyella encodes:
- a CDS encoding YbdK family carboxylate-amine ligase; translation: MSLEPFIDSKPFTFGIELEMQIVNTHDYDLTKAASDLLRLVKDETIPGNITPEITESMIELSTGICTSHEQAVEDLRRIRDTLVAAADRLNVGLCGGGTHAFQQWSERQIVDTPRFQYLSELYGYLAKQFTVFGQHVHIGCPDSNSALYLLHSMSRFIPHFIALSASSPFVQGVDTGFHSARLNSVFAFPLSGRAPFVLTWDSFEEYFSKMVNTGVVNSMKDFYWDIRPKPGFGTIEIRVMDTPLSVERAAAIACYIQTLACHLLLNKPFMPHEDDYLVYTFNRFEACRFGLAGTCINPQTGERKTISEDILETLDLIEPHAQTLGSGKALAEIGAIARSQVNDSTWLRDGFAREKSLHETTRQQCLRWRGQ
- a CDS encoding MOSC domain-containing protein, which produces MNGMSWKIHSVLTGRIALLGEFGKLSAIDKQAVNQRLWLGETGLEGDQQADPKHHGGMEKALHHYPFEHYAYWREGWQAGEASLAQLLAVPGAFGENLSTSGLTEADVCVGDVYRIGGALIQVSQPRQPCWKLNVRFGRADMSRQVQDTRRTGWYYRVLEPGEIGAGDFLERLARPHPDWSIERLLRVLYVERENWAALAEMADLATLTPSWRTTITKRLASRQVESWTSRLDTPGN
- a CDS encoding SET domain-containing protein gives rise to the protein MSSRRIGVRRSGVHGKGVFALELLAAGERLIEYKGERISWKEALRRHPHNPDEPNHTFYFALDGGGVIDGKINGNSARWINHSCAPNCEAEEISGRVYIHALQDIPAGTELFYDYGLVIDERQTKKLRRDYECRCGAAECRGTMLAAPEKSKKPKKSEKKSDKKTKVKKRT
- a CDS encoding glutamine amidotransferase codes for the protein MNHEALAIRHVHFEDLGSFERVLGERGWPVRYLDVGCGRIEAPDPLAQTLMVVLGGPINACDDVNYPTLKRLALMIEKRIAAGLPTLGICLGAQLIARVLGARVYPADQIELGWTPLSLTEAGRASALRHLDGSQTSMLHWHGDTFDLPSGATHLASTPACANQAFSWNSHVLGLQCHPEICTDHFEPWLIGHASEIVQAGVSVPQLRAQVAQLGPALEAGARRMFGEWLDQQGTVKL
- a CDS encoding MarR family winged helix-turn-helix transcriptional regulator yields the protein MSDGVYGDKASGRVTHSLLRLSTAMRSQAWEWAEGASLTPTQGEILVLLMQRKSPMRLGEIARETALTAATTSDAVTTLEGKGLVEKRRALDDGRALAVRLTARGKTAAKRAAQWPDFLAKAVGTLQEKEQSLLYRTLLKTIRQLEVQDVMPLHRMCLSCTYFEPGKSVKNASHHCAALDTAMADSDLRLDCALHVTADIATQKKTWKIFAQQG
- a CDS encoding sensor histidine kinase, whose amino-acid sequence is MVYPAANSLRRTLLRRLAAPLSLLALMSGLIAYWIAWQYTQHVVDRSLTDLATAVSKQIQIAGPDAPRTVPPLAQAMFSDPQDELSYRITDGKTEIAGDPTLPLQGSNMRRKHYAFVFETEHNNARMRIAQVQVSQSNGPPVLVEVAQPVGHRLRIAAEFLIAIMMPLLLLLLAGWAIVWRVVNQQLNPLTRLADQLNQQTHTSLEPVDETQVPIEIRPLTGALNALLGRLKTALEAQRKFIADAAHQLRTPLTAIKLHAEQAAIAREPQQVLTAVHELRAAANRAVRLSNQLLSLARAEPSEQVARFVAIDMAALAFETGAEWVPRALAAQVDLGFQRLDPPHDSVPLIVQGNPVLLHEVIANLLDNALKYVPPSRAKGGRITLTVAQVIIDGIAIAETVVEDNGNGVPTNQQAGLFERFFRGDGQNDGGYDSGAGLGLAIVRDILVLHRGSVHYENAPQGGARFIVRVPLVTQPHST